The nucleotide window ATAAGGAAATTTATAGCTGCTCGTCGAATGATTTGATGATTTTGCCTTCCATGTCGCTCTCTGAATATCATATGGTACGTATTTATTCAATTGAACCGCTGATAAAAGGGGTTTCACCGCGGTAGGGAAGGCAACAAcaagatcgaaacagtagttcttAGTCTAGGAGGCgtcgtggctttcaaaatatcacgagCTTACGATCTTGGAGAGCCCGAAATGTTCAGTTCGATGGCACCCACTGTGACCCAGACTGAGGTATAGGTATGTGGCCACAATTACAACGGGCTATCACCACCGGTCAatagcgctgcactgcagagttcaAGCTATAGCTCTAACTGACAGCTGATATCTTCGCTACAGAACTACGCTGCgggtttgattccgatcgagaattacgAAAAgtatgtgatgaaggaaattaacagttgttcgtcgaatgatttgatattttttaccttctatGTCGCATTATGTCGCTTATTTCATTGAGTTAAATGTACTTTGAGGTGCAGCTTTCGGGTTATCGCCAGTATCAACGTCTACATTGCGCGTCCGAGAGCTTACGACTAGACTGGAGCGCTTATTTGGAATAGCTAAGAAAGCTTTAgcgcgactcaaaatttcgttggacaCGCCTtccatgtttccatgtctgaattTATCGCATTTAAGAATTCttcgtaaaaatgtcatgagagcacggcatcgatcgcgATAAATAGGAAAGGTCGTGACAGATTGAGGAGTCCAACATGCTGCATCCTCACCCAAGCGGCACTTTCAAaggcttcattaaaggtgaactCCTCCGATATGctcgcacatgcaacaacaacaacacagacTTCACGAAAATGGTCACCTTTTTCACACGAAACGTCAACATTGAGATTATGAAACAGAAAAATCACGtatcagacaaaaaaaattaagctAACGAAGCGTCAGCTATACATCACCGATAAAGATACGAGGAATGACGTCACAAGAACTGGTACACCCAACGACCTGAGTCAGTCCTTTCGTCTTaaccagcctaatcaaacaatgttaaaattaaCTGGAAAATAATAGAGGCCGATTAAACACTGGCCAAAGTCTTTCCAGTAAAAACTATTATAGCAAATAAAAAACATTTATAtagcatataaaaggaataaacattaaaaacatcctcgttcaagcatcCTCGTTCCACTCAGAGTTTGGCAATGAACTTGAATCTTTTTGTGATTCTAACGATTCAATATGTTCAGATATTAACAGCGCGTCGTCTTGATCCACGGTACATTTCACTTGTGTTTATAACGGTATCATCACTTGCAACAACCACACCATTTGGGATCGATATACTAAAATTATGGTTGTCCCACGTAACAACAACGTTAGTTGAACGTATGGTCCTTCCAGGGCAAAAATACTTATCGCGTATAAGCTTATTTCTTGTACCTTACATCCATTTGTGCAGTGCGCCCTGAAATATAAATTAAGGTAATCGAACATTAAATTTGCCCGCAACAGGATGAATAGGACATCAAGTGAATCTAATAGTGGAAAAATAATCTTTTACACGACAGCACCGCTGTTTACTACATCTAGGACATGATATGTTTGTACGAAGTTTATGCATTTCGGTTGATTCAATCGAAAATGCAATATATTTACCAATTAATATGATCGCCTTTTCTGTGTTACCGAGTAATAAAGTTATGATCACGTGTGTCTTTTGAATCTTGGAGAGAGTATCAATTAAGgaacattttatatttatttcatcaataataATGGATCACAAAAGTAGCAAGTCGCTTTTTATTTAAATACTTTTTCGTATTCTTATTgatcttttgttaaaaaaacagACCCTCCTCAGGTGACAACTCCGTTAAACTTATGTGTACAGGAGGGAACAACATTTAGGATCAACTGTGACTATGTACCGGGTAACCCAACACTGACTGCTATTCAATGGAAAATTCCAGGCAGAGAATCGTTTACAAGGCACAACCCTATTATAATAGACAGAGTTAATTCATTGAAACATAGCGGAGTCTATACATGTAAAGTGAACAACACATATTTCAATGGAGAGCAAGGAGAAAGTTTAAGTAAAACTACTGTACGTGTTGAGTGTAAGTACAAACCCATAATCTTGTTTGCAAACAGTCAGCAACTTCAATCGCTAAAGATACGAGGTGTGTTTACTCTTATACTTGGGATAATAGTGAGTTATAAGAAAGGACTTAGTGTTACGTGTTGTGTTTAAGTCGTCCTAAAGAGACTGCTTGTACTTTTAGTACAGTTATCTTAGGGCATACaatttgacagtaatttacttTGTTATCTAATAAAACAGTTGATTGACGGTCGTTTTATTGCTGCAATAAAGTGTATGATTAGAGCTATCATTCAGACACACCTTGACCATTATGACTCATAGCATCAAAACAGTCAATAAATTATCACGCCCATATATACTCGTACGTTTTCTTTGACGGTGTTTCTTTTCATGTTGCAAGTGATTATGGTATCACGACTCATTCATCTAATAGTAGTTATGGTGTTGTCAAAGCGGTTGATTGACCCGATAAAACAAGGGTCAACATACAACATCGTCCCTCTAAAATATGTCTCCAATGAACGTTAAATTCAACGGTTTTGCCCACTACCCATGCTGAACTCGTTGACATACAACCGTGCTCTCCTGACTTTCCTCATTAACGTTGATCCTAGACATTCAATGAGTTCAAATTGACTTATGTCTCCAGACGTTCAACAAGATTAGAGCATAGACATATCAGCAAAATGCGTACCTAATTTACCAAAGTCAAGGTTGCGTCATGCGGAAATATATTAATAGCATTTCAATATCAACTGTACttttattatcaattttataaCTTATTGAACCGGCATGTTTATTTTAGATCGCAACAACGGAAAAACCCAGGACACAAAATTTCAACAGGAGAGAGATGCGGTGGCAAATTAGTAAATGTTTGTAATGTCTAGCATATGGTTGGAAAATACTTAGGAACATAATCTTGTACAATTACATGCATATGAATGGCTTAAATAACCCCGAGTGCTTGCCTATACCCACATGCTTGAAATGTATCGTTGGAACAGTACGGCTATTGAACATGTCATCGACTTTGGAAACGTATTGAATGATAGAGTTTGTACAAGTAGAGAGAGAGTAATAATATTTCTCGTACTTGTAAACAACAGAtcttaaatttcatttcaactGTTACAGACAGATTTCTTCTGTTAGGTCACCTTGAtaacaattttgttattgacaATGTAATTCATAAGTTGTGGAAAATGCACTTGGGACTAGCTGGATGTCTGCAATTTAATAACCGATTTTAGACCAATTAAAGCACCTAAGAATAGATGGGCACTGTGTAATCTTCAGATAACCACTTGTTTCTTGTTTTCCTTATATTATGTCTCATCAGATCACCCAAAGGTGGAAACACTTCCGGTTCAACGAGTGAAACAAGGAGATGACACGTCATTGCAATGTGATGCAAAGGCCATTCCGGATGTTGACAGGTTTCAGTGGATTACTCCAAGTGGTTCTGTGGTGAATGGACGTAGGCTTACACtgcaaaatgtacaaatatcaGATGGTGGAAAGTACAATTGCACGGCAAGAAACACTTTTTGTGATGAAATTGGTGGCTACGGATACGGTTGGAACTATACATACCTTGATGTATTATGTGAGTATTTGAGTTTGAGAGAGTGTGAGAGAGTTtgagacagagagagagtttgagagagagagtttgagagagagagagagagagagagagagagagagagagagagagagagagagagagagagagagagagagagaggagggagggagaggaAGAGAGGGAAAGGAAGGGAGGGGAAGACATACAAATTAAGAGAGGAGGAGGGAGGGGTAAGCCAGCATAATTGACAGAGACAGggacacacagagagacagacaagcGAACACACTGGGTACAATACTTAATATACGTCCAAGTATATTAACGTATATTTCTAACTAGTGTTAACTACAGTCAGTGAGAAACATAATAGATGACAGAAAGGACACAAACACTAAAACAGATAggcattttaaaaacaaattcaaaaacgtattattgtaatttccttgaaattagAAGACAATGTATAAACTTACCTTTTCCGAAGGGAAACGTAACATTCAGCACCTTTCCTCTAGAAGGCTAGATTTGTCTCCTTTTCAATCTTATTTATTTCGTTTAGTTTTATCGTCATGCAATTATAACATACGGGCCGATGGTATGTgtttaaaaaagtatttcgagtGCGTTTTTCACGCTATTATTAAATAATCATTAATATTTGCAGAAATTTTGATTTAGAAACACCGTTGTTTTCTAATGCCCTTTTAAAGCATATGTTTTCACGAATTTAAgattttacagattttaaaatactgaaaataaatcattattTACTTCGtctcattgatttttttaaagatgGGCCAAAGGAAGTCTTTCTGACTGGTAACACGACTAAAAAGACAGACGAGTCTTTGACGCTTACATGCACAACAAGCCGGAGTAATCCAGCTTATATCGTCACGTGGTATAAAAACGGTTCACCTTTAAAAGGACATTCTAATGTTATCGATATTACGACGACCACCGAGGAAAGTAGCGGACACAGTTCATTTATAACGAAAGAACGACTGCAATATAAAGTTACACCTGGCGACAatgcagcaaaaatacaatgttcAGCAAGTCTTGATGATTTCCCTAAAACAACAAGTGTATTCTCAAAGGAAATTACTATTTCTATTTTCTGTAAGGATACTTTCAATTATTATTTACCTTGAAAGATTTTGTAAACGTGATGGACAAACCATGTTTCTTGATCGCCTTTTTTGCCTTAAAATCATTTGTGATCATCTTTTCGAAATGGTGATTTTAAGTTACTAAGTAAGCAAATCGAGTGGTTTTGAgaaacaatattatttttgtaaaactacAATACCCGTTTTGATTTTCTATTCTCACTTTTTTACAGTTCCGCCGAACCATACTGAAAACTGTCTTACTAAGCTAATAAAAGCAACCCCAGGAACAGAATTGATAGTAGATCAATTGTTGACACTTCAGTGTACTTCCTGTAGCAGTAATCCGCCCGCCGATATATTGTGGTACATGGACGACCGTGAAATGAAGTCATCGAATCAAGCAGAACACAGAGATGGTTACTTCAACGGTACAATATCAGAAGAAAGACTTCACATCAATTTAACCTATAAGCATAACGGCCTTCCGATACACTGCGTAGCAGCCAGCCGGATTTTTTCAGGACAGACATATGAGTCAAAGAAGATAAACTTGGATGTACATTGTGAGTATAACAATGAACAGTACtagtatttattgaaatttatggTTGTCCCTTTTTAGAGCAAGAAAATTGCGTATATGGTAAatgatttctgaaaaaaatcagtaaactttatttttgaagATGCGCCGTTTCCCGCCGATGAACGATTTAACAGAAGAGTAGCAGTGAGGGTCGGTAAAACTGCTTCTCTACAATGCCAGATGAAAGGCATTCCAACCTTATCTATACAATGGTACGACCAAGACAGAAGTGAATTACAACCTGACGATACCAGACGGCATGTCGAAGAAGACCCAAAGAATTTAACGCAAGAAAGCACGCTGTACATTAAAGATGTCAGAAACAGTGATTATGGGATATATTATTGCAGAGGTGAAAATAAACACGGAGATGTCGAGATTGTCATAATTCTCTCAGGAAAATGTAAGTTTCCTGTGCGTATTTCTCCCCACAGACGGAATATACATCGTATATTATGTACgattttgtttattgttgtaTTTCTGTGTTTGTGCCCGCTTCAATATATAAGGCTCATTTTAACAGCATGTAGCATATATGCAGTCTTTCAATTATgaatggcattgtctttacgtTTCATACATCGCAAAGCTGTTCCGGATGCTGTGACTAACATTGAAATCCACATGCAAGCGGGCGTCGCCAACGTACATGGAAAGCGGGTTATAACGGTGGCGACGATCAGAAATTCTACGTAGAGTATGTAAAATTGCCTGAAGGGGTAAAGAAAATGACGGAGCTGATCAACGATAATGAAGTTGGAGAAATATATGTCAATATTAGTAGTTTGGTTGAAGGGTCACGTTACAGCATAACAGTTGTAAGCAAAAACGATATCGGAGAAAACAGAAGTCGAACGCTGACGCTAATTGTAGAAGGTAAGGACAGCAATTACATTATAATGACTTGCCCCATCTACGTATCGATATTTGTGAACGCCACAcctctgtaacttttgacaagcCCTGCGGAATAGGGTAAGTAAGGCGTGTATGGTGTCAAATTTCTAAACACTCAACTACACAAATTGCTGTGATTATTTACAAACACGATCTGCAGGCTTTGTAAAACTGAGATTGCCTCAGTTAGCACTCAGCTTTCTTAAAGTTTCTTcgtattttattttaaaggaaACCCTAACCATGCCAAACTTCCACAACCTTATTTTGCTTCTGACCTTacttattttaaaaattaggATCTTTAAGAGGTTAATGACCATTTGATGTCTTACCTCATAGAAGCAGCTTTCTAAACACCAGTCATCACCCTGTACCTTTTGTTACGCAGCTGTGTTACATCGAGCCATAGTTATGAAAGCATCAATATAACATTCTTGTTAGTGTGACGAAAAGAGCAAGTTCTTTTGTCTACGgtgaaaaactttattttaccaatttttcgaCAACACACAGGAGGCCTTCCTCAGGGTCTAAAACATAAAAACGAGATGATAAAACAGAGTAAATTGATTAAAAAATCTGGATACAATGTGTAAAAACGAAGAGGACTGTGTGAATCTAACAGGAGTACAATAAAGTGAGGCGGATACCCCAGgtgttaatttgaaaaaaaaactaaatgaaACAATGCTGGATACAGGGTGATGGATGTATATTATTTAATTCGTCATCAATAGCCTATGTAAAGTAGCTTAAACTTTAACCAATTCCTTGACGATGTCTGTCGTAATGCTAAGAATGCCTGAACTGTTATAGTTTTATCACTCTATTTGACCTCATCGAAGACAAATGTTATTTAGACCAACCCTACGCCATAAAAAagattgaaacaaaaattgttttatctgtagtttttcatatcaaaatctgtgaaaaaaaacaaaacgattTACCATACCCTCATGTCGTCAATGTTTCTCTGCGTTTTTGTCGTGTTTTTCTGCGAAATTAAGCTGTGCAAGATGGCTTATGTCCAATCAAGGTTATGCAATCGATCTATTCAATCAAGATCTTTCGTTCACGTGGTAATGATCGGTACACCCTTCTGAATAACACGATGTTTAATGTTGATAGCAAACATATGTATGACCTGGACAATGTGTCAGTATGCCCTGGCAGTGTGCACATTTATTAATGGGAGTAATATTAAAATCGGAATTATGCTTAAATTCAACATTTTAGTTTTGAAACGAAATAATTTGTTTATAGCCTTAGTGTAAGCCTTCTGCAACACTTTTGCATTCCTTTTGCCTTCTAGAAGGTAACAACGCAACCACAGTAACTACGCAGCCAGGTATAACGGTACTCATTATTTTGAGCTCCTGTGCTGTTGCTGTACTTGTGGTCATCGTTGCAGTTCCGGTAGTTATCCGACGTCGCAACAAAGCGAATTTACGTGAgtaaaacaagtaaataaaataaagtgtCGAATATATTGAACAGACGAAAAGAAATACACATAgcacttaattgtaaaataatttatcaGTCATTTCTTCAACTCTGTCTCTCTTGCAGGACACATGACATCGAGCCATAGTTATGAAAGCATCAACAACGGtaagtttcatatttttgtgCTGTCGTAGtaggctctctctctctctctctctctctctctctctctctctctctctctctctctctctctctctctctctctctctctctctctctctctctctctctctctctctctctctatctttAGGGGTTTTTGTATTACTTTATTTATATCATTAGTCAATAGATTCATTCTCTATGAGTAGATATTACCTAAAAGGTAATGAATATAATTATTGATGTTTTTTGACATGGTGATAAACGTCCCTGATGTTTGATTACATTTAGTTTCAGATCCACATCTCATTCGAACACCAATATTAACCAAACAACTACATTGTTCCACGTAGTGTTATGCCTTCTGCATGTTGAAAACTGAACTAAACACAATTACAACTAAATTGGGAGAATTGGAACTGTCAATTGTtgcaatttatcaaaagtgttaggtgccctataggtgaaagttacaatattacaaattaccaataaaaagaagtttattgcaaaaaagagAGCCCGGTATACGATGAGCTTACATGTTCTTATTAAAAGTTCACTACTACGATAttcaattctcccaaattagttccaatcatgttacaATACTTTGATGAATACCCTTTATCGTTGCCTCTTCAAAAAGATATGCGACTCAGTGAAAGGTGACGGTCGATGTTTGTTCCTTAATTTCAATTAACATTCTTTCTGATTTAAATCACTAACCTAGAGTACCTATAAAGCCAGCACATTTGTCAACGAGAACAAAGTattaatttgtaaaaaatatattatctTTGCTTTACACTAACGTTTATATCAAGATATTCTTTGATAAAATCGACAGAAGGCAGATGTCATGGTGTATCAGAAAGATCTAATGATGAAATGGATGAACCCGTGAATTATGAAAGTATTCCTTTAAACAATATTGTTACAGAAGACAGTGAAATCGACTGTACATCCTCTGGTGATCAAGTAAgttatttaggggttattacacaaaGTTTGGGCCATACCGCGTCGTATTTGAGTGATGTGTTCGTATTTTGATGAGTTGCgaagcaacgagtcaaaatgcggacacatcacgagattacgacgcggtatcgcccaaaagtcgtgtaataacccctttatcatacatgcatgctttggttatgactgtttttgtgcggacgttccgaaattagcgacgaaatcaactgaatTCGACCTTGCTTGCTCGTCGCTGTACTCATAAAAAGTTGATTGCAAGGAGTGATGGCAACCGTATCTCTTCTCGATATTATTATATCactgttgggccattccacttcaaaggagggtttatggcacACTTTTAAAGAGAACAATTAAAATcttaagatgtcgacacaggtttctACACTTTGAAGAAGGTTTAATTTTATCTTGAAATGGCGGTGGATGTGAAAAATAGGCTAGAGTGTGTAACAATGAGAcatgcacagtggatataatagccgtaccagtcattttatctccaagaattatacatgtcctcagtcgtcaaatatgccgaatttaccatcttagaacggaatttgtgagcggattagggaccacgtgaagtgagtacactgtaaacTGTAGCGTCGTAATTCGTTCGTGAttatgttgctgtacgaataaaacatttcaaaggtatttgcGTCGtttgctcgtatattttcgttactggcttgcctaaatagaactaaatttCTATCACAACAACCTCAacgaaagttttactttcccttatatcttacattgtctctgaaacccgcaccggtgCCACCGGACAActatcatgacctgtgaatctcactgacaggtacaaatcggaaaaaTAATATATGGGCACCTTGTcggtcgcgagtattttcagtgcggttggatttttgaggctcatttatggctgtaAACGATTTAATTCACCACTCAGATACTTCaactcgtcaacaggaaacttttcatatagCTGTTCTGTCAACCGAGATCGTAATCTTCGGCGGCGCAGAGTAGACGACATGTAAACACCGCCGTATGAGACtggccgtgaacgatgacaggtgtcgggtcggcaaaacatacacattttcaatgcgttcgtttatatgtttttggtacaatgcccgtgaactgactgcaaacaacaaaattttgaccataatcacattcacaatgacgtttcggagtgtcaCAAGTCTATTTGCTCAgcagttttacatgtatgtgaacattCCATTGAAGGTCAggcgtacgcgtcgctgtaagtagttcggttacagtgaagatatattttgtatttttactagttaaaatacgggttcatattagtaccgtctaaacaattggagaatggcaatacaggcatagcatgtacgataatattttagattatcgtTAACGTCATGTTTTACAGCAAgctgaatacaaaaatgaaTAACGTTCGCTCTATATAATGCCAAAACTAGATTAAAGGGTTTATACGTAGCTCAACTGAGTTTCATGCAGAGTAAATATAAtcagatattattccctaatatttttcttcgttcagcgaaggaaaatacgagtgacgtaatgaccgtgtcaccacgagtcgaagacgagtggtgacacggtcattacgtcacgagtattttccgagctgaatgaagaaaaatattagggaataatatacttatcacatgcacaagccaataattcgttattttttgcaaaagaaaataagttttccatgacgattccgcgtttaaacttttgaactactttaggaataaatatcagtacgccgtgcacaagttgtcaatcactcccagtcgtccgtcgtgtgcatTTGCGCTCACGTTTGTTCATGTgaggagcaaatgacagctctcagTCTAcatgtaggctaccttccgcaaagttatactctatttcaaagatagcatagtcctagaaatttatcacagacgaagatacgctatttttcgggaacaaatatcgactgaatctcgacggcgcgaacactttaaaagtcgcgcctgaccctgtttgcaatgtgtacggaacccacggtatacgcgaccagcttcgagttcgttgtttccgcaaattattcacgtaattccttcggaatatacaggcggtacactcttgtgtttacattgttcggattagtaatgtcgtagtctgtgaaaatatcgatttcattacatgacttttgatcgtgggagaaacatcggccaccatgttgtttgtttacatatttacgagcacaccgaagatcgacaaaaaaagtccgacgcaccaaaattgatgacatagacgcgggttgtcgtgacgtagaacgaccagagaataaatcccgtattttttgttcggaatcgacaaacttggcttgtgcatgtgataataaaTCGTATTTAAATCATGGTCAGCATTCATCTATATAAACCTTAAGCAAAATATGTTTATACCGATGAAACGTTAAAGCACAGGAGGAAAATTTTCGAGTTGGAAGGTATTAAAGTTTTGATCGTTAATGTGTTTATAATTAAAACTGCTATAAATTGGATTGGTCTTCTTCAAAATGCTCTCAAGGATTCATTATATATCCATTATGCATCACGTAACATacatttcttttatattaatagTCCGGGAAtatattttcatcacatttcagACATCAGATGCTTATAAAGACCTTGAAGTCAGGAAGACGTCGCAAACTTACATGAAACCCGGAGAGTTTCCATTTGAATTTCCAAGTGACAGACTGCATATTACAGAAACCCTATACACAAGTACATTCTTTAGAATTGTGAAGGGCATAGCTTGGTTTATAGACGGCAAAGATGGACCAAGTGCTGTTGCAATTAAAACTGAGATAAGTAAGAAAGGTGTGAATGTGAATTTCAATATGCTTTAGGACCTATAGGCATGGTTTCGAAATGTGTTAATGAATTGGCTTGTGTAATTGTAAACGTAATTTACAGTCTGGGAACTTActtaatatcgtagatatcttCACGCGACGAATGTTTTGTTCCTTTCCGTCATTGGCCCGGAGagatacattattgcttaagCACTTGTCGCTTTGAAACATCCTTTTTTCAAGGTCATAGTTAAGGTTATAGCGTCATTTTGATGACAAATGTACTACatatagaaaaaatattttactataTTCGTAATGCTGTTGTTGATTTTTTCACACAGAGTAAGCAGATCCTGAGCATCAGACTGATAACgtatatatcatatattgcGACTGTCCGAT belongs to Ptychodera flava strain L36383 unplaced genomic scaffold, AS_Pfla_20210202 Scaffold_70__1_contigs__length_633064_pilon, whole genome shotgun sequence and includes:
- the LOC139128787 gene encoding B-cell receptor CD22-like, coding for MDLFSSCTGICFCNRYHPDDPVCTTINGIGQHNEVIENTEVTLRCRLHTESIIPVGRLVWYRNAAEIDSGNSPLDIKTTITRDDHGVPFSCRLEHSGSSSSISCLNSITPDVQYPPQVTTPLNLCVQEGTTFRINCDYVPGNPTLTAIQWKIPGRESFTRHNPIIIDRVNSLKHSGVYTCKVNNTYFNGEQGESLSKTTVRVEYHPKVETLPVQRVKQGDDTSLQCDAKAIPDVDRFQWITPSGSVVNGRRLTLQNVQISDGGKYNCTARNTFCDEIGGYGYGWNYTYLDVLYGPKEVFLTGNTTKKTDESLTLTCTTSRSNPAYIVTWYKNGSPLKGHSNVIDITTTTEESSGHSSFITKERLQYKVTPGDNAAKIQCSASLDDFPKTTSVFSKEITISIFFPPNHTENCLTKLIKATPGTELIVDQLLTLQCTSCSSNPPADILWYMDDREMKSSNQAEHRDGYFNGTISEERLHINLTYKHNGLPIHCVAASRIFSGQTYESKKINLDVHYAPFPADERFNRRVAVRVGKTASLQCQMKGIPTLSIQWYDQDRSELQPDDTRRHVEEDPKNLTQESTLYIKDVRNSDYGIYYCRGENKHGDVEIVIILSGKCKFPVRISPHRRNIHQAAF